CCATTTGCTTAGGAAATGTGGACAAAGGCCAATTCATGGTGAAGATTTTCTTTCACAAAATCCTAAGGTGCATGTGGCAGTATATCATTTAAAATCAGTTATCATTCGAATACAAATCTTCAGTCCCACTTTTTGTGTGTCACTTTATACTCCACAGGTCACAACTTATCACatagtcttttttctttctttataaacaaaccaaagtttaaaatggcaaaaaaaaaaaaaatcagatacatggcattttgtgattggtggagCATAACAATAAGTGGGACAAAGGATTTTTTCCATTCTTTCAGAAAATGGATCAGCCGGATGATACTTTAAATGATGTGGCCAGTGGCATTATAGgattgtgaaagaaaaaaaagttattttgtgaTCTGGTCACTCTCTATTAGTCTATTTCATAAAGAGAGAATCCTAATTCAAAACTAAGGGGGTTTGTTCCCATTGATGGTGAACATGTTGTCAAGGAGTATTGATTTACATTTTAGTGAATAGTGAGTGACGATGCAATTCTTTGCTTTGATAGATGAATTTTGTATATCTTACTGTGAATGTTTGTCACTTTGGTCAATAATAAGTTTTAGCTTGTTGTTCTTGCAACACTTGAACCCTCTCTTGCATCTTTGTCCTCAATTGTCTAGTTTGCTCATGTTTGCGTTGACATTGCAGGTCATCCCCAAAACATTTTCTGATAATTTGAAAAAGAAGCTGCCTCAAAGTGCGACTCTTAAAGGTCCTAGTGGTTTAACATGGGATGTAGAATTGACGACTAATGATGATACAATGTTCTTTAACCATGGTTGGCAAAATTTTGTGAAGGATCATTCTTTGGAAGAGACTGATTTGTTGGTCTTTAGGTACAATGGTTGGTCACAGTTTGACGTTTTAATCTTTgatgggaagaacttgtgtgaGAAAGGGGTTTCGTATTTTGTCAGAAAATGTGGGCAAACTGAACATGACAACAGATGCTTGACTaagaaaagattaagggaaggtTCTATGGATGATGTTCACACCCCTTTGGATGTTGATGCTGGATGCACCTCACCAGTGAACTCTATGGGTGATGACAGTGTCACAGTGCCTTCTGAACAATGTATCAACTCCCTGGTTGCTAATAAAAGGACCCGGCAGAGTGCTAGGCGTGTTGGGAGCAAGAAACCTGCTACTAATGGAGAGGGAGTGAAGTCCAATCCAAGTGATGGTAACCTTCTTAACACATGATcttaatattgttttttatttttatatatatatatatatatatttttaaagaaggAATTACTACTCTAGGTTTTACCATTTTTCTTAGCTGCATATGGCTATTATAGTACCTTTCCAGTTGCCATCCTAGAAACACAGAATCATGTAGTCCAAGGATATACTGGTTTGattgaaatatttcatttatgAATGATTCAGATGCTGCAGATTCACCCACCAAGAAGAATGGGGCACAAGTCCAGCAATTTGTGTCAAATAGAAGGCCAGTAACTGAAGATGAGATCAAGAGTGCCTTGGTTTTGGCTCAAGCAGCATCAAGTGATGATACTTTCCAAGTAGTTATGCGACCCACACATGTATACAAGAGACATTTTTTGGTAAATGATCTCTATCACCAGCTTTGATTGTATAATGAATCTTATCTATATGTTTGATTTTGTCCCCTTTTATATTGCTTCTACATTATCAGCTTATAAACAGACTCACGTAAAATGGATGTACTTGTTGGTGATTGAATTCCTGTCTTGGATTTAAATGAAccttcttttaattattttccctCCTATTAATTGTGCTTGTTTTATTGCTTGATCAGTGGATCCCTTCCGAATGGGTGATGAATCATCCCTTAAAGGAAAACCAAGAAATCTATCTACGTTTTAACGAGGGTACATGGCGggctaaatatttttataatcgAGGTCGGGGTAACGGAGGGATTACTAGTGGGTGGAAACATTTTGTTCTAGACAACAACCTGGAGGAATTCGATGTCTGCCTGTTCAAGCCTGCTGATCGAATGGATGGCTCTTTTGTCCTGGATGTTAGCATTTTCCGGGTTGTTCAAGAAATTACTCCTCTGACTGTATTGACTCCACCACCAAAAAGGGGTAGACCAAAATCAATCAAGAGCACCAAACCACAAGCTTGTGATTCATATAAGATGTGATACCTTGATGTGGTCTAGAATATCATACATTTTGAGCATGAAAGAGGGTTCAGCTGCCTATAGACTGTTTATGTAATATATTTACCTTTTAAGTACTCAAATTAGGTTTGGTGTATGTAATATATTTGCCCTTTGGAGTTCTCAAATTAGGTTTGTTGCCATACTACTTATTGAGGTTGCTTCAAGTGAGCTTTAATAGTGATTTTGTTCATGTGTTTAGTGAAGGCTTGGGctatctttgtttgtttttatgtttaagTCGTGTGGTtatacaattttcttttcttgatgcCAATTTCTAGCACTATTTGAAACAAAAAGTCTGgagcacaaatttttttataattttgttttcaccaACCTAGATGAGATGTTGTGATTGGATAATAAAAGTTTTCACATCtggaaatggaaaaaattaaggaaaaaaacatttttctaaaaaaattactttatctattttacatttattCTAACAATACATCATACATTCAATTATCTATTTTGTAATTCATCTCATCTCATTAAAATAGTACTATATTCAATACACATTAGCAACAaagggaattaaaaaaaaaaaaaaaaaaactgttattgTAGATAATagaagagagaatttttttattttttaatttttttatgtaacaTGCTACGGTagacatttatttttagatagTGATATAGCAAAATGCAAAATCTCACTACACTTAGAACACCGAGTGTGGAGGGAGGGATTTTTAAGCATTAGGTGTTTACagtaaaatgcaaaaataattaaaaacacaaatagaATATGgatgtctttattttttatttatttgttatggaaaatataatacGGATGTAATTACTTTAAAAGTAACGTTtatagtaattattattttaaaaaaattgtttatcgTAAGGTCAAGCAAAAAAGTGATGTTTGAATCACAATATATCatgtttatgaaaaaaaaaatattaaataatttgtgCTCTTGTAACTGCCCAATTGaaagattttcttttatcacTTAGTTATTCCGatttccaaaacccttttttttttttattattattattattatttttttttatgagagaaagagagagttgggACGACTATGTGTGACTCACCCCTTTGGGCATGACTATAGGGACACCTCTCTGTTAGAAAATGTTAGATTGAACCATAACTATTATGATTGGGGTGCCACAAACCTCACCCTAATACTTCTAGAAAGCTAGCAGTAAGATGCAGCGCATGAGTGCTCCCACTTCTCATTCCCAATACTCACCAAGGTTTGAACGAGTTCAAACGAACGAGGGATCATTGATTTCCAAAACCCAATTAATGCAAGAGATGGAAGTATCTAATATATTCCATGCATCCTATGCAATAATGCATCAAAAGGGTTTtgagtaacattttttttcataaattgtgGAGACCTtaagttgtgacttgtgagtgtTGGAACTGGGAAAATTATTCATCAATAGTTCAATACTAATTTTGTGTATTACCAAAAGATGTACAAATTTTGTGTCCTGATAGACATTTGCTTCTcgttgatggtttttagacctcttaaaaacacaattgaattaacctagataattagccaagttattacttagtccaatttaacaaaactaggttatcacaatcaaaacaatcatatcatgcaaagcagcggaaagataaataacacaatgatatgatcacctaggaaaccaaatcggtaaaaacctaggaaaccaaatcggtaaaaacctaggaaagataaataacacaatgatatgatcacctaggaaaccaaatcggtaaaaacctggagaggatttgacctagctatcctcaaggtaaacctgaatccactatttTGAAATAATCGAAGTCCATACAATAAGACTCACAAGCCCCCAtactcgacttcttattgctatccaccagta
This DNA window, taken from Quercus robur chromosome 2, dhQueRobu3.1, whole genome shotgun sequence, encodes the following:
- the LOC126712121 gene encoding B3 domain-containing protein REM16-like — encoded protein: MGDACKDWSKWAEDIYWTHFQTFHFYQFLLSGFDRRLVIPKTFSDNLKKKLPQSATLKGPSGLTWDVELTTNDDTMFFNHGWQNFVKDHSLEETDLLVFRYNGWSQFDVLIFDGKNLCEKGVSYFVRKCGQTEHDNRCLTKKRLREGSMDDVHTPLDVDAGCTSPVNSMGDDSVTVPSEQCINSLVANKRTRQSARRVGSKKPATNGEGVKSNPSDDAADSPTKKNGAQVQQFVSNRRPVTEDEIKSALVLAQAASSDDTFQVVMRPTHVYKRHFLWIPSEWVMNHPLKENQEIYLRFNEGTWRAKYFYNRGRGNGGITSGWKHFVLDNNLEEFDVCLFKPADRMDGSFVLDVSIFRVVQEITPLTVLTPPPKRGRPKSIKSTKPQACDSYKM